The following is a genomic window from Amyelois transitella isolate CPQ chromosome 23, ilAmyTran1.1, whole genome shotgun sequence.
ttaaaacatgaaattaaaattttaacattaataaacaactaaattaataacatgaaattttaatttaaacattaataaacaaaataaaacatgaaattcaaattgtaacattaataaacaactaaattaataacatgaaattttaatgtagacattaataaacaaaatgaaacatgaaattcaaattgtaacattaatacacaactaaattaataacctgaaattttaatgtagacattaataaacaaaataaaacatgaaattcaaattataacattaatacacaactaaattaataacctgaaattttaatgtagacattaataaacaaaataaaacatgaaattcaaattataacattaatacacaactaaattaataacctgaaattttaatgtagacattaataaacaaaataaaacatgaaattcaaattataacattaataaacatattaagtcaataaacatgaaattttaaggaaagataaatatatagtagTTATTCAACAAAACATGAATATTATAAGAGTACAGGTAAGGTCAACTAGGCTAATTGCGTCTACGGGGCTATTGCgtcttttttaagttattcgAAAACAGTTCGGTTCAGACTAACTAGTGCTATCTAGTTACATTTGTATAAACTAAAACCTTTACATAAATTACGTCTAGATGGCGTTGTAGTGAACTGACTCAATAATTCGGCCATTTTGTATATCGAATGCGTGTGGACAACTTGTTGCTGGTAGAGGTGAGTGTCAAAATCCTTGTTAATCTtaagtttttcttaaattaccgattttaatttattatgagtGTGAGGACTAATCAATGGGCTGCTTACACAggcagttatttttaataaaatagctttatTGTAGGAGGTATTGATGTCGCCATTTTTAGGTTAGGATTTATATCTTGGGGTAAATGCATCTCGCCGTTACGAGGTAATTGCGACTGTGGGACGCATTTTCCTCAAAACATAAATCGTCAACCTTTTTGTGCTagcatttaatatataaaaattgtatttcagATAAAGAGTTTATACTTACCATGGTGATTTTGAAATACATGGACATTGACAAATACTTAACTAAATACgattttcaaaactttataCAACAAAGACTTGTATGGCCATGGCAGAATACTCATTTTAATTTGTCAACCAAGTGTTTCGGATGTGGAGAGCCAACAAACGTTATATCCAGTATGCCCcatcattttattatgaatgagATAATAGTTCAACATGCACGAGTATTGCTAGCAAGCTCATTTTTCTGGTGTCCTTTTTGTTccatttttactatttacgaACATTATCCCGAAGATGAATGCGGGTATTGCCAtgcaaataatttgatttgataataAGGTAATTTCACTGCATGAcataatcgccttttacgtgtATACAAAATCCTTATTcacatcaattttatttcattcatttcagatttaagatatttatcaaaatggtACGTAactacagaaaaaaaacacaaccTACGTACACTTTAGATACTTTAAATATAGCCGTCAAAGAAGTAAGAGatggaattttaaattcatatcaagcttcaaaacaatataatataccgCGGACAACTATAGTAGACAGAGTTAAACTTAGAAGAGGTGTCGTTAAAGAAACTAGAGGCAGGCCAACAGCCATAAATGTCAAATTTGAGAAAAGAATAGCTACCTCGCTCCACATTATGGAAAAGAACGGGTTCGGTCTGTCCTCTGAGGAAGTTATAAAACTTGTAACGCAATacgttgaaaaaaataaactaacgaCACCCTTCAAGGAGGGAGCCCCGGGTTATGAGTGGTTTTCTGGCTTTCGGAAAAGAAATAACTTATCTCTAAAAAAACCACAAGCGGTAGAGATGTCACGAAAAGCCGCATGTGACCCGTTCATAATCAAGGACTACTTCGACACACTTGAAgagtatataaaaacaatggaTTTACAATATAGTCCAGATAGAATATGGAATCTCGACGAATCTAGTTTCAGCAAGGACCCAGAAAAGACCAAAATTGTTGGGGCAAAAGGCTATGCGAGTACCAGAACAATTGCTTCGGCGGGAAAAGATAATGTGACTGTATTGTTTACAGTTAACGCAGCAGGTGAAAAATTGCCACCATTAATCATATACCGTGGCAAAAATATATGGGACCAATGGATGTCTCAAAATGCTTATGAAGGTACTTGTTATGCGGCCACAAAGAATGGGTGGATAGACGCTAAAGTTTTTGAGAAATACATGTTGGGGACAGTCTTGCCTCATGTAAGTAAAGAGTCAccttgtttaataatatacgACGGCCATTCCACGCATATTCAATTACATGTATTAGAGAAAGCAAAAGAATTGGGcgttgaaattataaaactgcCATCACACGCGAGCCATCTGTTACAACCTTTAGATTTAGCGGTATTTAAATCTATGAAAGTTAGGTGGGATGCTAAAATATTGGCATGGCAACGGTTAAACGTAGGAGCCAAGATGCAAAAACACAATTTCAGTGAAATCCTCGGGGAAGTCTGGAAAGAGTTAGATCCCAAAATAATACGAAATGGATTTAAAAAAGGCGGCATATTCCCCCtaaataaagacgtaatacCTGTTGAAAAATACGACGCACAGGCTTTTAAAAGATTCAATGAagccaaaataaaacaagttccAACGTTATACAGTTTATGTTCACGACAAATAATAAAGACCATTAATAAGAAATGTACCTCAACAATTGACaaccacaaaaataatattattttccatcCCAATGAGATACAGTTACCTGGTACAAGTCAAGGAACACcaaaaattgagattttggAAGACCGGTATCTGAATAATGAAGAACTAGTATCCTTTGAAAGTTTGTTACTTAACACGATAAAAAAAGCTGACCcgacatataaaattaagaaaagaaaGGTAGTTCAAGGAAGTGAAGTAATTACACACGATGATTTTTTGAATAGATTGCGGAAAAATGAggctgaaaaacaaaaaaaagaagaagaaaaaagagaACGAAAATCTAAATCAGAggcgaagaaaaatataaaatctaaaCAGAAATTACCTATGCCTAcgactataaaaaaatgtcagaaGAAAATACCGAAAAAGATACCGAAATATTCATCGGACGAAAGCAGTGAAAgtgataatataatacttagcAGCGACTCTGATACAAGCGAAAACTGGGGAACATATTGTCATAAGATAATCCAACAAGTTGAAGAAGAAAGTAATATAAGTGATCATACATCCACTGAACTAGGACTTACATCTATACAATGTCATAAAATACAGCCAGATAAGGACCATATCACTAATGATGAATATGAACCAGATTCCAGTCAAAGGCATCCACAAGTTGGTGACTGGATTATTGTAAAATTCGCAACAAAGAAAACCGTGAAACACTTTATCGGAAATGTAATCTCATTGAATCATGGCCATCCTCAGGTTAAGTATttgagaaaaattaaaaatagtaagaTTGTATCCTTTCATTACCCTGACGTTGAGGACGTATCTGAACTCATACATGACATTGACATTGTTAAGTTTCTTGAAAACCCCCTAATAACACGAAGAGGACACGTagttttcaaagaaaaatttgaaGGATTCAATATTCAGTAGAGTATAGAAAATGTATTGTTGATTTTTCTGATCAGTAAGACTGAATTACATAGTATTATGTAATGACAATtgtatttaaaagttaaaatactcAGTATTAgataccatatttttatgtgattaTTTGTTGAATACTGTGGTTGAATAATATGACACTACTTAAGTACGAAGATTTTTGTTCTGTTAATTTGTCTTAAGAAATTTTATGTCGATTAATcttgttatttaattgtttaagcATGAAAACTTGTATACGCTATCTAAGTATAAGTACATTTTCTAGAGTAGGTTAGCTTAAGTCATTAGTTACCGAATGATCTGATATTTCTGGTCAAATATACAAGACTGAACTTTGTTATAATATGTCACATAGTGACTGATTTTAAGTTGGAGTATGGAGAGATGTCGATTACTGTTAATTAGTATGATTAAGCTAATTATATAAAGTTTCAGTATATCCTTAAGTTTATTCTAATAATCTTATCTGATATTGCTGGTCAAATTTTGCAAGACtgaatttctttataatatgtcaCATAGTGACTGACTGGAAGTTAGAATATAACGTTGGTGTGTGGACAGATGTTGATTACTGTTAATTAGTGTGATTAAGCtaattatgttaaatttcattataacaaaagtttacttttctaaagaatatttttgctGTAATAAGCATCTTTTCgactaatattttacaattatgaAGGTAACAACGCCTAAATCTAACTTGATAACACAATCAAGTTAGATTTAGGCGTTGTTAAGTCAAAACatgccattttttatttactggaTAATAAGTTCAGAATAGTTTTCCTTTGGCAGGATTTTTGTATAGATTTTTGTTCCCAGTACcgaaaatttgattttgaaaattaagaacaacgcatttataaaaagttggctcttattttaattttttataataaaaattgtataatgtaatgcagatttttttatttacaattcttaccactattaaaatctcataggTTTCTACTACCTACAAGTAAGTACATGCAAATAGGTGGTCCGAGAGGGGGCAAGTTTTATGAGTAAAATGTTGACAACATCTGGATTTAGCACGAGGCAAATGCGTCTATAAAAAACTAGGCGCATTTCCCCCCGACCTTACCAAATCTTCTCTGAATGCATCAAGTATTCTCTTTGTCTTATTAAATTATCACCTATAGCATAGAAAATTGGTTTGTAAAAAGCTACCTTGTTTTCATCCCGATAAACCTACTAATTcagtatttacttaataaagaCGCATTTGACCCAAACGGGGTAAATGCGTAAGAAAAACCTCTTTCAAAAACACTCAATATGCCACCTTTTTAAAACTCTGGtgaaaaaaacattgatataaatttatacataagaAGTCATTTAATAGGCTTGATGTTCAAAAACAACGATAATGCCATGAATTCGCCTACATTATGGCGTTAACTTCAAGTGATCGGGAAATATGACGCAATTACCCCGGTTGACCTTACATTTGTTCTGAGCAAGCAATCTCATCATTTCACTATCagttgtttaaattatatttatatttcaactcAGTACTATTACTTCTGACTCGAGGTGATCTCAATGGTGTACGAGCAGTAGGTACTGGTAAATCACTGGTACCTTCTTCATCTATTCTACGCAAGTCATCTAAACATATGGATGGCTGTACTGAACGATTTTTCGTTGTATAACACTGATTGAAAATTCTTATACAACAACTGTTGTTTCTGTGATTatgatcatcatcatcatcatcataagaCCTACTaacctttttatattttaaacagaGTTTATAagaaaggtaaataaatattaatcctAGAATGAAGTATACCAAATATGGTATATGGAAATTTTTTATAGCATaggttttattaatatcttgTTCACGCTTTTGAATTTTTTCCTCGATAGAATGCAATTTTACAGAGGCTAAATTTAAATCATCTA
Proteins encoded in this region:
- the LOC132903254 gene encoding uncharacterized protein LOC132903254, coding for MVRNYRKKTQPTYTLDTLNIAVKEVRDGILNSYQASKQYNIPRTTIVDRVKLRRGVVKETRGRPTAINVKFEKRIATSLHIMEKNGFGLSSEEVIKLVTQYVEKNKLTTPFKEGAPGYEWFSGFRKRNNLSLKKPQAVEMSRKAACDPFIIKDYFDTLEEYIKTMDLQYSPDRIWNLDESSFSKDPEKTKIVGAKGYASTRTIASAGKDNVTVLFTVNAAGEKLPPLIIYRGKNIWDQWMSQNAYEGTCYAATKNGWIDAKVFEKYMLGTVLPHVSKESPCLIIYDGHSTHIQLHVLEKAKELGVEIIKLPSHASHLLQPLDLAVFKSMKVRWDAKILAWQRLNVGAKMQKHNFSEILGEVWKELDPKIIRNGFKKGGIFPLNKDVIPVEKYDAQAFKRFNEAKIKQVPTLYSLCSRQIIKTINKKCTSTIDNHKNNIIFHPNEIQLPGTSQGTPKIEILEDRYLNNEELVSFESLLLNTIKKADPTYKIKKRKVVQGSEVITHDDFLNRLRKNEAEKQKKEEEKRERKSKSEAKKNIKSKQKLPMPTTIKKCQKKIPKKIPKYSSDESSESDNIILSSDSDTSENWGTYCHKIIQQVEEESNISDHTSTELGLTSIQCHKIQPDKDHITNDEYEPDSSQRHPQVGDWIIVKFATKKTVKHFIGNVISLNHGHPQVKYLRKIKNSKIVSFHYPDVEDVSELIHDIDIVKFLENPLITRRGHVVFKEKFEGFNIQ